The genomic stretch TGATATTTATGTGGAGCCTTTTGCGACTTCTCATGATGCCGTTAATCCGGTGTGCTATACCTTTACAGCAGAGGGACATAAGATAGGTATGGCCACAGACCTTGGAGTATATGATGATTATATCATCTCAAGGCTTTCCGGCTCTGAAATACTTCTTATGGAAGCCAATCATGATGAAAATATGCTGCTGACAGGTGCATATCCTTATCATTTGAAACAGAGAATCTTAGGCAACAGAGGGCATCTTTCCAACGAGAATTCAGGAAGGCTTCTGGCCAGAATATTACATGAGAAAATCAAATATATTACCCTGGCTCATTTAAGCAAAGAGAATAATTTTGAAGATCTTGCTTATGAGACCGTTAGAATTGAATTAAATAAGGCAATAGCGGATACGGCATTGACATTAAAGACAGATTCCCTATTAAGTGTAGCAAAAAGGGATATTCCCTCAGAAATGCTCTGTACCGGCTAGTGGTATCAGCACTGCCTTGCAGGCAGAATATTTGCCGCAAATTACAAGCCACTTATTAAGCAACATAAACAGCTGAAAATATGAGATTGAAAGTGCATTTGCACACAAGGTTATTCGATGTCCTGATTATATGAGGTACAATTGGCACATAAATGGGATATTTCAACATTTTGATTTTTAAGTGTGCTAAAGCACACAGATGGGAGCTAATATGAAGAAGACAATTATATCTGTTGTAGGAAAAGACCAAGTTGGAATTATTGCAAAAGTTTGTACTTATCTCGCAGGAAATAAAATCAATATAATGGATATTTCCCAGACGATCGTTCAGGGGTATTTTAATATGATGATGATTGTGGATGCCAATGAAGCAACGAAAAGCTTTGACATAATAGCCACAGAACTTGAGGAGTTGGGACAGGAAATCGGTGTTGTCATCAAAGCGCAGCATGAAGATATCTTCAACATGATGCACAGACTGTAAGTTGGATACATTTTGCAACACATGCTGTACCTGACGGGTCCAATATTTAGAAAGACCAGGCAGTACACACCTTATGGTTGAAAGAAAATAATTGCCAAGAAAGGATGCCGCAAACCAATTTTTTCAACCTCATAACAAGTGGCAATGCTGCAGACAGCCTGCGGCAGGAAAATAAAATTATGATCGATATTAACGAGGTTATTGAAACCAATAAAATGATAGAGCAGGAGAATCTGGATGTCAGAACCATAACCCTAGGTATAAGCCTGTTGGATTGCGCTGATAATAATCTGGAGGTATTAAATCAGAAAATCTATGATAAAATAACAACGGTGGCAAAGGATCTGGTAGCTACAGGGAAAGCAATAGAGAGAGAATTTGGTATCCCTATTGTAAACAAGAGAATATCAGTAACTCCCATTGCTTTGGTGGGCAGCAGTGCCTGCAGGAATCCCGGGGATTATGTAACCATTGCAAAAACCTTGGATCGTGCTGCTACTGCAGTCGGCGTTAATTTTATTGGCGGCTATTCCGCACTGGTGTCGAAAGGAATGTCCACAGGTGACCGAAATCTCATAGAATCCATTCCACAGGCCCTGGCTGAAACAGAGAGGGTTTGCTCCTCTGTCAATGTAGGCTCCACCAAAACCGGAATTGATATGGACGCAGTGAAGCTTCTGGGTGAAA from Anaerocolumna sp. AGMB13020 encodes the following:
- a CDS encoding MBL fold metallo-hydrolase, with amino-acid sequence MKLCSLSSGSSGNCTYVGSGHANILVDAGISGKRIEYGLNCIEIKPADLEGILVTHEHSDHIQGIGVMARRYHTPIYGTKETLQAIRRIKSMGEIPEELLRPVLPDEGFYINDIYVEPFATSHDAVNPVCYTFTAEGHKIGMATDLGVYDDYIISRLSGSEILLMEANHDENMLLTGAYPYHLKQRILGNRGHLSNENSGRLLARILHEKIKYITLAHLSKENNFEDLAYETVRIELNKAIADTALTLKTDSLLSVAKRDIPSEMLCTG
- a CDS encoding ACT domain-containing protein is translated as MKKTIISVVGKDQVGIIAKVCTYLAGNKINIMDISQTIVQGYFNMMMIVDANEATKSFDIIATELEELGQEIGVVIKAQHEDIFNMMHRL